GGCCGCACCTGACCGCGGTCGAGAACGTTCGCTTCGCGCTCCGGCGGCGGCGCCTTGCGACGGCCGATGCGGCACGGCGGGCGAACGAGATGCTCGAGCGGGTCGGTCTGGCCGGGCTCGCCGGACGGTACCCGAACGAGCTCTCCGGCGGCGAGCAGCAGCGAGTGGCCCTCGCGCGCGCGCTCGCCGCGAACACCGGCCTCCTCCTCTTCGACGAGCCGCTCTCGAACCTCGACGCCAACCTCCGGGAGCAACTCCGGGTCGAGATCTCGACGCTCGCTCGCGACGCCAACGCCACTTCCATCTACATCACCCACGACCAGAGCGAGGCGTTCGCGCTGGCCGACGTCGTCGGCGTGCTGCACGGCGGGCGTCTCGTCCAGCTCGGCGCGCCGCAGGACATCTACTCACGGCCGGCGACGACGTTCGTCGCCCGGTTCACGGGACTCGCCGGTGAGGTCGCAGTCGTCGTCGTCGGGGTGGACGGCGGCGGCGCGCCGCTCGTGAGGATCGCCGCGAGCGAGGGCCCGCCGATCAGTGCGCGCGCGACCGCGCCGGCGGCGACGGATGCGGCGGGCCGACTTCTCGTTCGACCGTCGGCGGTCCGTCTCGGACCGCCGAGCGAGGCGTGCGAGGCGGGCGACGGCCTCCGGGGCCGGGTCGCCGACGTCGCGTTTCGCGGTCGTGGCTACGATCACGCCGTCGTCCTCGCGAACGGGACGCGCCTCGTCGGCATCCACGACGAGCGTCCGTGGAACCGGGGCGACGAGGTCGCCGTGACCTTCGATCGAGCCGGCTGCTTCTTCTTCGCCGCCGGCTCCGACCCGGCGATGACACCGGACCAGTCCGTCCAGGCGAGCGCAGGGGCGGTGGTGCCTGCCCCCTCCCTCTGACGCTCGACCGGAGCGCGGCCCCTGAGACAGCCCGGGCCCACAGCCCGCGCTTACCCGAACCTGACGAGAGCGAGCGTCCCCACGACGACGCAGTAGATGGCGAACGGGGTCAGCGTGCGGGTCGTGAAATAGCGGGTGAGGAATCGGACTGACAGGTAGGCGGCGATGCCCGCCGCGACACTGCCGGCGAGGATCTGGGTCCGCACGCCGTCGCCGTTCGGGCCGATGAGATCCGGCAGCTTGTAGACGCCGGCGGCGAGGATGATCGGTGTCGCGAGGAGGAACGAGAACCGGGCCGCATCCTCGTGATCGAGGCCGCGGACGAGGCCGGCGACCATGGTGATGCCGGACCGGCTGATCCCGGCGAGGAGCGCGAACGTCTGGGCGCAACCCACGATGACCGCGACGGGAAACCCGAGGGCACCGAGCCGTCGCTCGGCGGCCTCCTCGTCCGCGGACGCGCGCGCCGCCGACGATGCCGGACGCACTGCCGCCGATCCGGTCCGGGACGTCGGCGATGCGGCCCGGATCGCGCCTCGCGGCACGGCCATGTCGCGCCCCGAGGCTCGTCGCCTGAGCCACTCCCCGGCGGCGAGGATGATGCCGTTGACGACGAGGAACCCGGCCGCGAACAGCGGCGTCGCGAAGACGACGCGGAACGTGTGCTCGAAGATGAGCCCGGCAAGCCCGGCCGGGATCGTCGCGACCACGAGGAGCCAGCCGAGCCGCGCCTCCGGCGTCTCGATCCGCCGGTCACGGAGCGAGCCGAGAACGCCGCCGACGATCCGGATCCACGTCCGCCGGTAGAAGATGAGGAGCGCGGTCGCGGTCGCGACATGGAGGCCGACGAGGAAGGCGAGGAAGTACGACTCCTTGGCGGATTGAGCAGCGACGACGTCCGTCCAGCCGAGGAGCTGCGGCAGGATGACCGAGTGCCCGAGGCTCGAGACCGGGAACAGCTCCGTGACCCCCTGGAGGAGGCCGAGGATGATCGCCTGGGGAAAGGTCAGCACGGATCACTCCTGAGATCGTCGGCGATTCGTTCGGCCGATGGCCGGGAGAGCCTATCGCATGCGGACGGAGGAGCCCCGAATATCCCCGAGACGTCGCGGACCGCGGGGCGCCCGTGCGCGCGGGGTGCGGGGCGTCCGTACGCGTGGACTGCGGGTGTGTCGGGTACGCGCGGGGTGCGTCATGTGCGCGATGTGTCGGCCTCGCGGCCGTGTCCGGGTGCCCGGCCGTGCGCGCTCTGATCCATCCCCGGTCGGATCTGGCCTCGCACGCCCCGGCTGCTCGACGTTACGACGCACCGGGCGCGTAAGCGACGCTGCCGAGCCACGCCCAAGGCTGCGGGCAGTCGCCCAGCCGAGCGCGCCGGAACGCCCGGACCGCGCTCATGGCGAGAGCCGGCCGGCGCCTGCGATGGCACCGGCCGGCCCGGAGTGAGGTGGGAGGGTGTTACTGCTGGACGTTGGACTGGAAGTCGACGTTCTGGCCGCCGATGTCCGTGTGGCCGCCGGGGCCGTCCGTCTCGATGCCGGCCTTCGCCGCCGTCTCGGTGGCTGACTCTGCGGCGATCGTCGTCGACTCGGTGGCCGACTCAGCGGCGACTCCGGGCACGGTGACGTCCGGGGTCAGCTGATCGCCGAGCTGGCCCGTGCCGCCCGTCTGGGTGCTCGGTCCGACGACCGTCACGTTCGGCGTCGGGGATGGGGTGGGGTTGCCGGCGAACGCGATCCCGCCTCCGGAAATCAGGAGGACGGCGGTTGCGGCGAGCGCCGGGGCGCGAAATCGATCGAGCTTCATGGTGGATGCTCCACTTCGACGACCGGGGCATCTGCCCGATCTGGAGGTAGCCTGCTCCCCGGGTCGTGAGCGTTCGGTTAATCGGGAGCGGCCACCGATTCACGATCGATTCACATGAAGGGTGGATGATGACGTCATGAAGATCCTCATGCTCGAGGATGACCAGCGCCTTCGATCGGTCGTCGTCCGCGGACTCCATCGCGCCGGTCACTCCGTCGAGGTCGCGGGCACCCTCGAGGAAGCGCGCTGGTTCCTCTCGGAAACGACCTCCGACGTCCTCATCCTCGACGTCATGCTGCCGGACGGCGACGGGTTCGGCCTGTGCGCCGAGCTTCGTGCCAAGGGCGACTGGACGCCCGTCCTCATGCTCACGGCGCGGGACGCGGTCACGGACCGGGTACGCGGCCTCGACGTGGGTGCGGACGACTATCTCGTCAAGCCGTTCGCATTCGCGGAGCTCGAGGCGCGCCTCCGGGCGCTCGACCGTCGCGGCACGAGCGAGCGTCCGCCGACGCTCATCGTCGGGACCCTCGAGCTTGATCCGGCGAGCCACCGGGCGACCCTGGGATCGCGGCGACTCGAGCTGACCGGACGGCAGTTCTCGCTGCTCGAGTTCTTCGCCCGGCGGGCGGACCAGGTCCTCCCCCGCTCCACGATCCTCGACCAGGTCTGGGACTGGGCCTTCGATGGCGACCCCCGGATCGTCGATGTGTACGTCCGCGCCCTCCGCCAGGCCCTGTCGTCCGGCCCGGGGGACCCGTCCATCGAGACGATCCGCGGCGTCGGATACACACTCCGCCCCGGCGGTCCCGCCGCCGAGCGCGAGCCCGCGCCATCGTGACGTGACGATCAGGGCGCGGCTCGCCGCGACCTACGCCGTGGGGCTCGTCATCACCGTCGCAGTGGTCGGCGCCCTCGTCTGGTGGCAGATGGACGGTGCGCTTCGAGCGTCGCTCGGGATGACCATCCAGACTCGCGCCGACGCCGTCCTCACCGCCGTCGAGAACGCCGGCCAGTCGGGACTCCAGAACACCGATCAGGCCGCCCCAGGCGTGTTCGCCGCACTCTTCTCACCGGCCGGAGTGCGTCTTGATGCAAGCGCGGACACGCCGCCAGGCATCCTCCCAGTGGCGGGCGTCCAGCAGCTCGGCGGCCGGCAGTATCTCGTCCTGACCACGATCGCCCAGGATGGGACGATCATCGTGACCGGCGCGGACCTCCGATCGATCTCCGATGCCGAGGCCGCGCTGGCCCGCGTGCTGGTCGGGGCGGGAGCGGCGACCGGAGCCGCGTCCGTGCTCGTGGCCTGGCTCCTCGCGCGGCGGGCGCTGCGACCGATCGACCGCCTCATCGAGTCCGCCTCCTCCCTCGGCCCGGACGATCTCACGCGGCGGCTCGACGCCCCGGACCGGGCGGACGAGGTGGGCCAGCTCACCGTC
Above is a window of Chloroflexota bacterium DNA encoding:
- a CDS encoding ABC transporter ATP-binding protein codes for the protein MQFRRSAGDPTGLQRHDPPAVSVERVTKRFGSKVALDSVTVDVPPGAFLVLLGPSGSGKTTLLRCVAGIERLDSGTIAIGGRIVADRVRHAPPERRDLSMVFQDYALWPHLTAVENVRFALRRRRLATADAARRANEMLERVGLAGLAGRYPNELSGGEQQRVALARALAANTGLLLFDEPLSNLDANLREQLRVEISTLARDANATSIYITHDQSEAFALADVVGVLHGGRLVQLGAPQDIYSRPATTFVARFTGLAGEVAVVVVGVDGGGAPLVRIAASEGPPISARATAPAATDAAGRLLVRPSAVRLGPPSEACEAGDGLRGRVADVAFRGRGYDHAVVLANGTRLVGIHDERPWNRGDEVAVTFDRAGCFFFAAGSDPAMTPDQSVQASAGAVVPAPSL
- a CDS encoding undecaprenyl-diphosphate phosphatase: MLTFPQAIILGLLQGVTELFPVSSLGHSVILPQLLGWTDVVAAQSAKESYFLAFLVGLHVATATALLIFYRRTWIRIVGGVLGSLRDRRIETPEARLGWLLVVATIPAGLAGLIFEHTFRVVFATPLFAAGFLVVNGIILAAGEWLRRRASGRDMAVPRGAIRAASPTSRTGSAAVRPASSAARASADEEAAERRLGALGFPVAVIVGCAQTFALLAGISRSGITMVAGLVRGLDHEDAARFSFLLATPIILAAGVYKLPDLIGPNGDGVRTQILAGSVAAGIAAYLSVRFLTRYFTTRTLTPFAIYCVVVGTLALVRFG
- a CDS encoding response regulator transcription factor, which encodes MKILMLEDDQRLRSVVVRGLHRAGHSVEVAGTLEEARWFLSETTSDVLILDVMLPDGDGFGLCAELRAKGDWTPVLMLTARDAVTDRVRGLDVGADDYLVKPFAFAELEARLRALDRRGTSERPPTLIVGTLELDPASHRATLGSRRLELTGRQFSLLEFFARRADQVLPRSTILDQVWDWAFDGDPRIVDVYVRALRQALSSGPGDPSIETIRGVGYTLRPGGPAAEREPAPS